The following DNA comes from Coleofasciculus chthonoplastes PCC 7420.
GAACAGTTCTGGCTCGTTCCACATCTTCTTCAATCAGGGCAACCTCATGACCATCTTTGATTGCTAAGTCAATTAAGCTAGCCCCCTCCGGTCCTGCGCCTAAGACAATCAAGTACATGATAATCGTTCGATGAAAAAAACAACAATAACAGACAACGATTTTCTAACCTAAAAAGGTTTTGGACTTTGAAATACTATTGAATTTACGCTCGAATCCGCCGATATTGTGCCTGGGCAAACATGTGAATGCCGTAGGCAATTAAACCAATCGCCACAATTCCCAATAACCAAGGTCCATAAGGTTGTCGAGACAGTGTGTCTAACGCCCCATTGAGTCCTCTGACTTCACTAGAATCATACTGACGACCTGCCTGAATTGCAAAGAAACCAATCATCACAAAGACTACACCCCGCGCCGCTAAACCCAATCTTCCCACACGAGTTGCCCATGTTTCCTCAGTATTACTCATCTCATGCAACTTCATCTTTTTGCGGAATTTAGCTTTGTAAGCTTTATAGAATTGGTAAAAGCCGTAACCAATAATAATTGCCCCAATTATACCCACTAACCACTGACCAAAGGGTTGGGCAAGCAGGCGGGCTGTCCACGTTTGCTTTGTACTTCCACCGCCAGCACTCTGAGTTGCACTCACAATGATTTGAATCGCACTGAAGGCTAAACTGGCATAAATTAAACCACTAATCCCATAACCAATACGTCTGACAATATCGTCAGCATCATTACTTTCGCCTCTCTGATCAGGATCTTGAATCGCTTGGACAAAACGCCAAACTACATATCCAATCAAACCCAAGGCGACTACCGCTAACATGAACTGACCAAAGGGCTGGGCTGCAATTGTGCCTAAAGCGCCTTTGCTATCTGTAGTTTTCCCACCGTTGCCTAATGCAGCTTGTACCGCTAATAAGCCGATAGTTGCATACACAATCCCTTTGGCGGTATATCCAACTCTAGCCAATTTGTCGATCCATGTACTTTCACTATGTACTTGAGACATAACAATACTTTGCCCTCAACTCTTCTCTATTGGGAATGTACAAAGATTATCGATTTACAGACAAAATCATATCTATCGCCGGGATGAAATTTAAACCTCGGCTCTATATGCCAAAATGATGAGAGTGTGTGGTAAGTATTCCAAACTATCGCTCTTCTGTCACTTTCGGAAGGGCGAAGCCTGAAACCATTACTAGGATAGAGTTTGACGATTTGCCCCTATTTCATGAGTTTCTATCAGTTTCTCAATGCCCAAATGCTTGACAGAAAAGGCTTTCAGCAATCCGGTTTGATAGTTCTTTTCCCAGAGTGACAATAGAGGGATAGATCCCCGACTTCTTTAAGAAGTCGGGAATCTGGAGTACCTCACTTATGCCTTCGATTATCAATTAACTATCTTTGCCAAACTTGTTGGTAATCCATGCTGATTGGTAAGGTTGTAGCTTAAACGTATCATGAATATCGGAAATATTTTGTCCACTAATCAAGTCATACCACTTATCCGTGGCAATTAAATTCAATTTCAATAATGGTAACGTTTGTGGTTTATCGCTCAAATTATGGATCGAGAAAATACTCTGATCTCGCTTCATACTCTGTCGCCAAAACACCAACAGTGCCTGATTTGAGGGGTGTAGTGTATATTGCGTCGCATTGGGATGAAATGCCTGCTGAAGGCGACGAATTTGAATCAATCTAGATAATTCCCGAAACACGATCGCGTGGGGCGAGTTTACCTGTTCTAACTCCCGCTCTAGTTCCTCGATATCCCAACGGTGGCGGTTGATGGAGCGTTTTCTTCCCGTCTGCTGCATCAGGGCGCGATCGCTACCCGTTCCTAGCAGACTGTGAATGTAAAAGGCAGG
Coding sequences within:
- a CDS encoding DUF1206 domain-containing protein yields the protein MSQVHSESTWIDKLARVGYTAKGIVYATIGLLAVQAALGNGGKTTDSKGALGTIAAQPFGQFMLAVVALGLIGYVVWRFVQAIQDPDQRGESNDADDIVRRIGYGISGLIYASLAFSAIQIIVSATQSAGGGSTKQTWTARLLAQPFGQWLVGIIGAIIIGYGFYQFYKAYKAKFRKKMKLHEMSNTEETWATRVGRLGLAARGVVFVMIGFFAIQAGRQYDSSEVRGLNGALDTLSRQPYGPWLLGIVAIGLIAYGIHMFAQAQYRRIRA